In Oscillatoria acuminata PCC 6304, a single window of DNA contains:
- a CDS encoding AAA family ATPase yields MPVRLIEAQRLLNLSNVLRGRGYPRFPSSITSVAAYSSVAAYSEELAEHIQSKLAEYGELAQSLDRTFPARVVKTTAPSDLTADKIHTKLREIEEKRYRLIAAGLLNQDEDPDFQVDRSIDDTAKSILSVYVEDVENKLRVFEEFAQKIEILKRIINSRFCYKNISVNKEKGFIFQADDSKHLSPENLSSGEQHQLVMLYELLFKAKPNSLILIDEPELSLHVAWQAQFLKDLQEIAQLVNIDVLMATHSPDIISDRWDLTVELKGP; encoded by the coding sequence ATGCCAGTTCGCTTAATAGAAGCTCAACGGTTATTAAATTTAAGTAATGTTTTGAGAGGGAGGGGCTATCCGAGATTTCCCTCCTCTATAACCTCTGTTGCTGCCTATTCTTCCGTTGCTGCTTACTCTGAAGAACTAGCCGAACATATTCAGAGCAAACTTGCTGAATATGGCGAGTTAGCTCAATCCCTGGACCGAACTTTTCCAGCAAGAGTGGTCAAAACCACCGCACCCTCTGACTTAACTGCCGACAAAATTCACACCAAATTAAGAGAAATCGAAGAAAAACGATATCGGCTGATAGCAGCGGGACTTTTGAATCAAGATGAAGACCCCGATTTTCAAGTTGACCGCTCTATTGATGACACCGCGAAAAGCATTTTATCCGTTTATGTAGAAGATGTAGAGAATAAGCTGAGGGTATTTGAGGAATTTGCTCAAAAAATAGAAATTCTCAAACGGATTATTAATAGCCGATTTTGTTATAAAAATATCAGCGTTAATAAAGAAAAAGGGTTTATATTTCAGGCTGATGATAGTAAGCATTTATCCCCAGAAAACTTATCATCCGGTGAGCAACACCAATTGGTTATGCTGTATGAGTTATTATTCAAAGCAAAACCCAATTCCCTGATTCTAATTGATGAGCCTGAACTGTCGTTGCACGTTGCTTGGCAAGCTCAGTTTCTCAAGGATTTACAAGAAATCGCCCAACTGGTCAATATTGATGTGTTAATGGCGACCCATTCTCCCGATATTATCAGCGATCGCTGGGATTTGACCGTAGAGTTAAAAGGGCCATGA
- a CDS encoding aldo/keto reductase, which translates to MPTNLSLPIMGCGTWAWGNRLLWGYEPSMDAELQAVFNLCVENGVTLFDTGDSYGTGKLNGRSETLLGRFSQEYQGVNADKICIATKLAPYPWRLTRRSMVSAGEASARRLGRLDLVQMHWSTANYAPWQEWSLLDGLADLYDRGLVKGVGLSNYGPKRLERVYQKFSDRGVPIATLQVQYSLLSTYPVTTLGLKEVCDRLGIQLIAYSPLALGLLTGKYSEKGPFPPGIRGLLFRNILPKIQPLLDCLRAIASNRNKTMSQVAINWCICKGMIPIPGAKTVEQAQQNLGALGWSLDAGEIEELDQVAANSKKTMVQNNFQTT; encoded by the coding sequence ATGCCAACAAATCTCTCTCTGCCAATTATGGGCTGCGGTACTTGGGCTTGGGGTAACCGGCTATTATGGGGATATGAACCCAGTATGGATGCCGAATTACAAGCAGTGTTTAATCTTTGTGTCGAAAATGGGGTAACTTTATTCGATACGGGGGATTCCTATGGGACTGGCAAGCTAAATGGACGGAGTGAGACGCTGTTGGGGCGCTTTTCTCAGGAGTATCAGGGAGTCAATGCGGACAAAATTTGTATAGCGACGAAGTTAGCGCCTTATCCTTGGCGGTTGACGCGGCGATCGATGGTGTCTGCTGGGGAAGCATCGGCGCGGCGGTTGGGACGGCTGGATTTGGTGCAGATGCATTGGTCTACGGCGAATTATGCGCCTTGGCAGGAGTGGTCGTTGTTGGATGGGTTGGCGGATTTATACGATCGCGGGTTAGTGAAGGGAGTGGGATTGTCCAATTACGGTCCCAAACGACTGGAACGGGTTTATCAAAAGTTTAGCGATCGCGGGGTTCCCATTGCCACCCTGCAAGTTCAATACTCTCTACTCTCGACCTATCCCGTGACTACTTTGGGGCTAAAAGAAGTCTGCGATCGCCTGGGAATTCAACTGATTGCTTACAGTCCCCTGGCGTTAGGATTGCTCACGGGAAAATACTCAGAAAAGGGTCCATTTCCTCCGGGGATTCGTGGGTTGCTGTTTCGGAATATTTTACCCAAAATTCAGCCCTTGTTAGACTGTTTGCGGGCAATTGCCTCAAACCGAAATAAAACCATGTCCCAGGTTGCTATCAATTGGTGCATCTGCAAAGGGATGATTCCCATTCCCGGGGCAAAAACTGTGGAACAGGCGCAACAAAATCTCGGCGCACTAGGTTGGAGTTTGGATGCGGGGGAAATAGAAGAACTGGATCAAGTGGCGGCCAATTCTAAGAAAACAATGGTGCAAAATAACTTTCAAACGACTTAG
- a CDS encoding serine/threonine-protein kinase, which translates to MQIILNRYKVIRPLESDSLREAFEAEDLEKGSRKCFIKQFKTNVNAQGYQIVEKLQEKAAAWQTLATLQTLGKKHNQIPRLYAYFEDGGEFYLVQEYIEGETLEAKVQREGKLSESLVRKILTSLLPLLEHIHREKIVHSDIKPGNIIILPQDGSNPEDGINPVLIGFGAVKKAMMTLLNTQGNAVIIGTPEFMDPGQETGKPVDSSDLYSLGLTAIYLLTGKRPNDLTDDETGEIVWRQDAPAVSTGLKNVLDKAVRSDTSDHYSSAEEMLSDLSGSQYTPNMAFIYLNSAGMFARLSDKIEKEKQPFFSLKLEDENPGSDIQIKLSEETERYAIASVVHAVMSIESYVNEIFCRAKLEKDNNVFTDFKPEIATNLAKLWEIGIQAQNKPKLKTYHPFEFINLNSLALLDKYQLVLSIYDQENKSDQEKKKKLFNPEKDNSYKDVREMIRLRNALVHYKPETIWVDDIERSGKSLSETFENSGLKSKIKTLNPFNEARDSPFFPDRCFGYGLAKWAVESSVKFIKEFSEKIELKVDDQHFYNHFKAAINLPEPNNSSSKG; encoded by the coding sequence GTGCAGATTATCTTAAATCGATATAAAGTTATAAGGCCGCTTGAAAGCGATAGCTTACGCGAGGCATTTGAGGCAGAAGACCTCGAAAAGGGGTCGCGAAAGTGTTTCATCAAGCAATTCAAAACCAATGTCAACGCGCAGGGTTACCAAATCGTTGAAAAACTCCAAGAGAAAGCGGCAGCATGGCAAACTTTAGCAACATTGCAAACTTTGGGGAAGAAGCATAACCAGATTCCTCGGTTGTACGCTTACTTTGAGGATGGGGGAGAGTTTTACTTGGTGCAGGAGTATATAGAGGGTGAAACCCTAGAAGCGAAGGTGCAAAGGGAGGGGAAACTCAGCGAAAGTCTCGTGAGGAAAATTTTGACAAGTCTGTTGCCACTGCTAGAGCACATACACCGCGAGAAAATAGTCCATAGCGATATTAAACCGGGCAATATTATTATTTTGCCCCAAGATGGTAGTAACCCGGAAGATGGTATTAACCCGGTTTTAATTGGCTTTGGTGCGGTTAAGAAAGCGATGATGACTCTGCTTAATACCCAAGGAAATGCCGTTATAATTGGTACTCCTGAGTTTATGGATCCCGGACAGGAGACGGGTAAACCTGTTGATTCTAGTGATTTATATAGTTTGGGACTGACAGCAATTTATTTGTTAACGGGTAAGCGGCCAAACGATTTGACGGATGACGAGACGGGAGAAATCGTTTGGCGACAAGATGCACCAGCAGTAAGTACCGGTTTAAAGAATGTGTTAGATAAGGCAGTTCGCTCCGACACTAGCGATCACTACTCTAGCGCAGAAGAAATGCTCTCCGACTTATCTGGTTCTCAATACACACCAAATATGGCTTTTATCTATTTAAACTCTGCTGGTATGTTTGCTCGATTAAGTGATAAAATTGAAAAGGAAAAACAACCCTTTTTTAGTTTAAAATTAGAGGACGAAAATCCAGGTAGTGACATCCAAATAAAACTGTCCGAAGAAACCGAGCGTTATGCAATCGCTTCTGTTGTCCATGCAGTAATGTCTATTGAATCTTACGTTAACGAAATTTTTTGTCGAGCGAAATTGGAAAAAGATAATAACGTTTTTACAGACTTCAAGCCTGAAATAGCCACAAATTTAGCTAAGTTATGGGAAATTGGGATCCAGGCCCAAAACAAACCTAAGCTTAAAACCTATCATCCTTTTGAGTTTATTAATCTTAATAGCCTTGCACTTTTGGATAAGTACCAGCTAGTCTTGAGTATATACGATCAAGAGAATAAATCGGATCAAGAGAAGAAAAAGAAGCTATTTAATCCTGAAAAGGACAATTCTTACAAGGATGTTCGGGAAATGATTAGATTGCGTAATGCCCTGGTGCATTACAAGCCTGAAACAATATGGGTTGATGATATAGAAAGATCTGGAAAATCTTTAAGTGAAACGTTTGAAAATAGTGGACTAAAGAGCAAAATTAAAACCCTTAACCCATTTAATGAAGCAAGAGACAGTCCATTTTTTCCAGATCGATGCTTTGGTTATGGTTTGGCTAAATGGGCAGTTGAATCGAGTGTAAAATTTATCAAGGAGTTTTCGGAAAAAATAGAATTAAAAGTTGATGATCAACACTTTTATAACCACTTTAAAGCGGCCATAAATCTCCCTGAACCTAATAACAGCAGTTCAAAAGGATAA
- a CDS encoding EH signature domain-containing protein: protein MSNKNSDSISPVDILLALADNQGDRQIASWSFQKLITPKKLLEEAGLPKSLGSKPEIFIGIIKRFINQENNPSLKQVNLIINCLQEMPAESQVHGVESLLIRVSKEIAGEFSILVNWVKQNYGISIPNSRWEELSLPAKFAFQNWIGALNYGYFMRLVNLLLEELTIQNWEQNQLKSRRDFWSNYSDRFERIRILLPPSSQQAIIGSEFEHQDISLLNEDGSAPTEVCIFDFGHCCIVEFFRGPGSETRIFDCGVYPGIKSQLFDAPQLSLKRLRYLGGKVHDHRYLWQVHCEKLLRTRDIYPNQGTQYFKGLHFPHNQYSRETGLPTPSSSEQAERDRKLEMWEREMRDIKEAARQFCERASGGN, encoded by the coding sequence ATGTCTAATAAAAACAGCGATTCCATCTCACCCGTAGACATTCTCTTAGCACTGGCAGACAATCAAGGCGATCGTCAAATTGCCTCCTGGAGCTTCCAAAAATTAATCACCCCCAAAAAACTCCTAGAAGAAGCTGGCTTACCTAAGTCTTTAGGTTCAAAACCTGAGATATTTATCGGGATTATTAAACGTTTTATTAATCAAGAAAATAATCCCAGTCTCAAACAGGTAAACTTGATCATCAATTGCCTACAGGAAATGCCAGCCGAGAGCCAAGTGCATGGAGTAGAGAGTCTACTGATCCGGGTATCCAAAGAAATTGCCGGGGAGTTCTCGATTCTAGTCAATTGGGTCAAACAAAACTATGGTATTAGCATTCCTAATTCCCGATGGGAGGAACTATCCCTACCGGCAAAATTTGCTTTTCAAAATTGGATTGGAGCGTTGAACTATGGTTATTTTATGAGGTTAGTGAATCTCTTATTAGAGGAACTGACGATCCAAAATTGGGAGCAGAATCAGCTAAAAAGTCGCCGGGATTTTTGGTCAAACTATAGCGATCGCTTTGAACGGATTCGGATTTTACTGCCCCCCTCCTCCCAACAAGCCATAATCGGAAGTGAATTTGAACATCAAGATATCAGTCTACTCAATGAAGATGGCAGCGCCCCGACTGAAGTTTGCATCTTTGACTTTGGACATTGCTGCATTGTGGAATTCTTCCGAGGTCCCGGTAGCGAAACCCGCATCTTTGATTGCGGTGTTTATCCCGGCATCAAAAGTCAGCTATTTGATGCGCCTCAACTGTCCTTAAAACGACTGCGCTATCTCGGCGGAAAAGTCCACGACCACAGGTATTTGTGGCAGGTACATTGTGAAAAATTACTCAGAACCCGAGATATCTATCCGAATCAAGGAACTCAATATTTTAAAGGGTTACATTTCCCACATAACCAATACAGCCGCGAAACCGGACTGCCAACTCCTTCATCATCTGAACAGGCTGAACGCGATCGCAAATTGGAAATGTGGGAAAGAGAAATGAGAGACATTAAAGAAGCTGCTCGCCAGTTTTGCGAACGTGCGTCGGGAGGCAATTGA
- a CDS encoding OmpA/MotB family protein: MSDFYDFEMEGEISEEQDSGVWLSIGDLMSGLLMFFALLFITVMVQLKQYQEAFDKLPLVILNTLRQEVPGGDKLEVDPRTGDVSIPDAILFDEGSAELKPAGRQFLLNFIPVYSNVIFSNDEFENMITRVIIEGHTSSFGDERENMQLSLQRALSVSDYISSLNFPTQSQFKYKVLAAGRGELDANQEIDSPADRKVVFRFQLRPPDWGNMFGVPSSSPETQP, encoded by the coding sequence ATGAGCGATTTTTATGACTTTGAAATGGAAGGGGAAATTTCAGAGGAGCAAGACTCTGGGGTTTGGCTTTCCATTGGGGATTTAATGTCAGGACTCCTGATGTTTTTTGCCTTATTGTTCATCACTGTGATGGTCCAACTCAAACAGTATCAAGAAGCGTTCGATAAACTCCCTCTTGTCATTCTCAATACTCTCCGTCAAGAAGTTCCTGGGGGAGATAAACTGGAAGTCGATCCGAGAACTGGGGATGTCAGCATTCCCGATGCGATTTTGTTCGATGAAGGCAGCGCCGAACTCAAACCCGCAGGCAGACAATTTCTACTCAATTTCATTCCCGTTTACAGCAACGTCATTTTCTCCAATGATGAATTTGAGAACATGATTACTCGGGTGATTATCGAAGGACACACCAGTTCCTTTGGAGACGAACGCGAAAATATGCAACTGAGCTTGCAACGCGCTTTGTCTGTTTCGGATTACATTTCCTCTCTAAATTTTCCCACTCAATCTCAATTCAAATATAAGGTATTGGCGGCTGGTCGAGGGGAATTGGATGCCAATCAGGAAATTGATTCTCCTGCCGATCGCAAGGTCGTGTTTCGGTTCCAACTCAGACCCCCAGATTGGGGAAATATGTTCGGCGTACCCTCATCCTCACCGGAGACTCAACCATGA
- a CDS encoding OmpA family protein: protein MSDFSEFEMEGEILEEQDSGVWLSIGDLMSGLLMFFALLFVTTQLQLHHKYEDVQRLEGELQAKTKEVDLLKTELEAKIEELDKYQKAFQDLPLILLAQLDNQMGGSDLSVDPKTGDVSIGDRILFDLGSAELKPEGKAFLQEFIPAYSQIIFSTDDFRSMITRVIIEGHTSSDGDEYSNMDLSLQRSLSVANYISSQMSFPNQDNFKTKILAAGRGEIDADKTRDNPSDRKVVFRFQLKPPDWQQLLDRN, encoded by the coding sequence ATGAGCGATTTTTCTGAGTTTGAAATGGAGGGTGAAATCTTAGAGGAACAGGACTCTGGGGTTTGGCTCTCCATTGGGGATTTGATGTCAGGACTGCTGATGTTTTTCGCGCTGCTGTTTGTTACGACTCAACTGCAATTGCATCATAAATATGAGGATGTGCAGCGACTAGAGGGTGAACTGCAAGCCAAAACCAAAGAGGTCGATCTACTCAAAACTGAGTTGGAAGCCAAAATAGAAGAGTTGGATAAGTACCAAAAAGCATTTCAGGATTTACCTCTGATTCTGCTGGCTCAATTGGATAACCAGATGGGAGGTTCTGACCTCTCAGTAGATCCAAAAACTGGGGATGTCAGTATTGGCGATCGCATTCTGTTCGATTTAGGCAGTGCAGAACTGAAACCGGAAGGAAAAGCCTTTCTCCAAGAGTTTATTCCCGCTTACAGCCAAATCATTTTCTCAACCGATGACTTTAGAAGCATGATCACTCGCGTGATTATTGAAGGTCATACCAGTTCCGATGGGGATGAATACAGCAACATGGACTTAAGTTTGCAGCGCTCGCTATCCGTGGCTAACTACATTTCCTCCCAAATGTCTTTTCCCAATCAAGATAACTTTAAAACCAAAATTCTAGCAGCCGGTCGAGGGGAAATTGATGCCGACAAAACCCGTGACAATCCCAGCGATCGCAAAGTCGTCTTCCGTTTCCAGCTAAAACCCCCCGATTGGCAGCAACTCTTAGACAGGAATTAA